Proteins encoded by one window of Microplitis mediator isolate UGA2020A chromosome 1, iyMicMedi2.1, whole genome shotgun sequence:
- the LOC130672830 gene encoding uncharacterized protein LOC130672830 yields MVCANSKICVPESNENNDLQISESDEDDSDDIKFKEIEMQNRIEEYIKKLYTLGLPESTINTIVRANTDLIYPLLNDLTACSNLDKQLCLINQFKYPLENQLSKYLRDKKIYELVVQPLRKSHGLRLDSKYDGEKQHYKQVITPCTFSYVPLLETLKFIFKFSAATKYLIHPLKSNNKDYTHFIDGEVYKNHPFFKENENAIQLQIYFDEFEVCNPLGSRSGIHKIGAFYFTILNFPSYVNSNLNNIHLLALCYNLDIKEFGINSILDVIMNDIKILETKGIFIESLNSVVKGTLVSLSFDNLGGAMLLGMNESFSSTNYCRICLLPKTEAQCTYDVENYKLRTSESFKYLARRLHCANSGTLNFFGIKNFSPFCGLKNFKICENYSIDVMHDFLEGIGQRDVKLFLSYCIESKLTSLEDINNRIHAFDYGLENRPNKPSSIKLNKSSNGIGQHAAQTLYLIKEHHKILIEEYSVNLTPKDHLALHYPLIISKTGPPKIQWTMRYESKNGFFTSLAEKLKNFKDIAQTLSNRHQKTLLSY; encoded by the exons ATGGTTTGTGCTAATTCTAAAATCTGTGTACCAgaaagtaatgaaaataatgaccTTCAAATTTCTGAATCTGACGAAGATGATAGTGatgatattaaattcaaagaaaTTGAAATGCAAAATAGAATAgaagaatatattaaaaaattatatacattaggATTGCCAGAATCAACTATTAATACTATTGTCAGAGCTAATACAGATTTAATTTATCCTTTGCTTAATGATTTAACAGCATGTTCGAATTTGGATAAACAACTTTGTTTAATAAATCAGTTTAAATATCCTTTAGAAAATCAGTTGTCAAAATATTTacgcgataaaaaaatttacgaattgGTCGTTCAACCCTTAAGAAAATCACATGGTTTACGTTTGGATAGTAAATATGATGGAGAAAAACAGCATTACAAACAAGTAATAACTCCATGTACTTTTTCATACGTTCCTTTATtggaaactttaaaatttatatttaaattttccgcTGCTACTAAGTATTTAATTCATCcattaaaatcaaataataaagATTACACTCATTTTATTGATGGTGAAGTTTATAAAAACCatccattttttaaagaaaacgaAAATGCAATACAATTACAGATCTATTTTGACGAATTTGAGGTCTGTAATCCTCTGGGCAGTAGATCTGGAATTCATAAAATTGGAGCGTTTTACTTCACTATTCTAAATTTCCCATCATATGTTAACTCAAATTTGAACAATATACATTTACTGGCGTTATGTTACAATCTTGACATTAAAGAATTTGGTATTAATTCAATTCTTGATGTTATTATGAATGACATTAAGATTTTAGAAACAAAAGGCATATTTATCGAGTCTTTAAACTCTGTAGTGAAAGGTACACTTGTATCTCTATCGTTCGATAATTTAGGTGGTGCAATGCTACTTGGAATGAACGAGTCTTTTTCATCTACTAACTACTGTAGAATTTGTTTGCTGCCGAAAACTGAAGCTCAATGCACGTATGATGTGGAAAACTATAAATTGCGTACTTCCGAAAGTTTCAAATATTTAGCAAGAAGACTTCATTGTGCTAATAGTGGAACATTGAACTTTTttggcattaaaaatttcagtccTTTCTGCggattaaaaaactttaaaatatgTGAAAACTACAGTATTGACGTAATGCATGATTTTCTTGAGGGTATTGGTCAAAGagatgttaaattatttttaagttattgtATCGAATCAAAATTAACAAGCCTAGAAGACATTAATAATAGGATTCATGCGTTTGATTACGGCTTAGAAAACCGACCGAACAAACCAAGTTctattaagcttaataaatcATCAAATGGCATCGGACAACACGCAGCTCAAACTCTTT atCTCATTAAGGagcatcataaaattttaattgaagagTACTCTGTCAACTTAACACCAAAAGATCATTTAGCTCTACATTATCCTCTCATTATCTCAAAAACGGGTCCTCCCAAAATACAGTGGACAATGAGATATGAAAGTAAAAATGGTTTTTTCACAAGTTTAgctgaaaaattgaaaaattttaaagacatAGCCCAGACTTTATCAAATCGACACCAAAAAACTCTATTGTCAtactga
- the LOC130672839 gene encoding uncharacterized protein LOC130672839 — translation MKLTMSGNSSNIEKFDVNQNQKVNVMFILEWNNNKVWAKLNLPVTFNDFVLKAHEIFPILNNLNFFFVDSNDARLDAILVDYVLASPNGVILKIKCADTQIQELDEAVDYELPITPHSLSVVEIAGTSSSNDSISNLIGEDSQSIPAKKPKLESDQLPRVLTKKKLEKLILDTPNGSDLIKEYHKQVVSHLKCHKDKVQRSLHAWEKAECAKAIVELFPSSRNNKGVLGYEHFFDPKSGKGFLATSLSNKSRKKKSSLTPEHLLTTSDSGLALKNTSVNETSDIKADIDFMKTATPKEKNLIIEKSISTFNVRRDLYLNENFFREFPRFLDTPELIDVEFKLIFPEIDLSSFKNSYPQKIDAILKIFKTEKFDETLLEWDHDTNSIIALTQLLPPTARGKKGASRGKAKGVVDKLIIFKPIGSPIQSVYEEPSRQPKLIAVGSSKLSVTQFFLRIDNHHISLNLSNILEAIDFLFKAYYVFNVEFDPDLLNFWIFIQNFLYGISSKCTNKVQDFYTKLEAS, via the exons atgaaattaacg atgagtGGTAATTCATcgaacattgaaaaatttgatgtaaatcaaaatcaaaaagtGAATGTCATGTTTATTCTGGAgtggaataataataaagtttggGCCAAACTAAATTTGCCTGTTACGTTTAACGACTTTGTTTTAAAAG CTCACGAGATATTCCCGAtcttgaataatttgaattttttctttgtcgaTTCAAACGACGCTAGACTGGATGCGATCCTCGTCGACTACGTTCTTGCTAGTCCCAACGGtgtgattttgaaaattaaatgtgCTGACACTCAAATCCAGGAAT TAGATGAAGCTGTTGATTACGAATTGCCAATAACACCTCATTCGTTGTCAGTGGTCGAAATTGCTGGTACATCTTCAAGTAATGACAGTATCTCTAACTTAATTGGAGAAGATTCTCAAAGCATTCCTGCTAAAAAACCTAAACTAGAATCCGATCAACTACCTAGAGTTCTTACTAAGAAG aaattggaaaaattaattcttgatACTCCAAATGGCTctgatttaataaaagaataccATAAACAAG TTGTTAGTCATTTAAAGTGTCATAAAGACAAAGTTCAACGATCACTTCATGCATGGGAAAAAGCGGAGTGCGCTAAGGCGATAGTTGAACTATTTCCTAGCTCCAGAAATAACAAAGGTGTTTTGGGATAT gaACACTTCTTTGATCCAAAGTCCGGGAAAGGTTTTTTGGCAACaagtttatcaaataaatcaagaaagaaaaaatcttCCTTAACTCCAGAGCATCTTCTTACCACTTCTGATAGTGGATTAGCACTAAAAAATACTTCTGTCAACGAGACTTCTGATATCAAAGCAGACATTGACTTTATGAAAACTGCTACaccgaaagaaaaaaatttaattatcgaaaaatctATAAGCACATTTAATGTACGTAGAGATTTATATCttaatgaaaatttcttcCGGGAATTCCCGCGCTTTCTGGATACTCCAGAGTTG ATTGATGTTGAGTTTAAACTCATTTTTCCTGAAATTGATCTaagtagttttaaaaattcttatccTCAGAAAATTGATGCTATATTGAAGATTTTTAAGACGGAAAAGTTTGATGAAACATTACTTG aatGGGATCATGACACCAACTCTATCATAGCATTAACTCAGTTACTTCCACCAACAGCCAGAGGAAAGAAAGGTGCCAGTAGGGGAAAAGCAAAAGGTgttgttgataaattaataatttttaaacct attggAAGTCCAATACAATCAGTATATGAGGAACCTTCACGCCAACCAAAGCTGATTGCAGTTGGATCAAGCAAACTTTCTGTTactcagttttttttaagaatagaCAATCATCACATTTCACTTAATTTATCTAACATCTTGGAAGCTattgactttttatttaaagcgTACTACGTCTTTAATGTCGAATTCGACCCGGACTTgctaaatttttggatttttatccaaaattttttgtatggtATTTCGAGCAAGTGTACCAATAAGGTTCAGGATTTTTATACTAAACTTGAAGCGTCTTAA
- the LOC130663181 gene encoding uncharacterized protein LOC130663181, producing MGRDSRKVSRELRSSEKINKSRSVKRKNVFNPKTAERDESIQSTSSKKLKQNTEDDVPEDSSTEFRIINFIQVFTAISALIKCKKCDGNVVFQTASTRGLGFKIVVACNNCGNEYIPSCSFVGHSYEINRRFIFVMRILGIGYEGLCKFCGLMDMPSFLDKSTHTILLKQILNCSKAVAETFMTKAVNEEKQAMPTTENEDINHLTVSGDGTWQKRGYTSSFGVSSIIGYFTGKILDINIKSAYCKLCEYWKKKTNTVEFEEWYQSHEDVCSANHQGSSGKMEVDAMVEMFSYSETKYGVKYANYIGDGDSKTYSGIIKSDPYENTTVNKKECIGHVQKRMGSRLRTLKSKQKGLGGRGKLTGKLIDKLTVYYGLAIRRHCDSIENMKSAIMATFYHYGSSDEKPNHDMCPKGEESWCSYQRAEARGELDTFSHDYSPLPSDVLKAIKPIYEDLSNENLLSRCVGGFNQNNNESFNQLVWKICPKTVNTSFTIVQIAAYVAMCIFNEGINSLLVLMNTLGLNCGPNSHRYAERMDAARIKVADKRANDNTREGRLQRRHQQIDILEAAMSAEELLYGPGIDDSV from the exons atgggacgtgattctagaaaggtttcaagagaacttcggagttctgaaaaaattaataagtcgcgttcagtcaaaagaaagaatgtttttaatccgaaaacagccgaacgtgatgaaagtattcagagtacatcttctaaaaaattaaaacaaaacactgaagatgatgtacctgaagacagcagtactgaatttcgaataataaattttattcaggtattcactgcaatttctgctcttataaaatgtaaaaaatgtgatggaaatgtagtgtttcaaacagcaagtacacgtgggctgggattcaaaattgtagttgcatgtaataactgtggaaatgaatatattccttcctgttctttcgttgggcattcttatgaaataaacagacgtttcatttttgtaatgagaatactaggaataggatacgaaggattgtgcaagttttgcggcctgatggacatgccgtcttttttagataaatctacgcatacaattttactgaaacagattttgaattgtagtaaagccgtcgcagaaaccttcatgacgaaagctgtgaatgaagaaaagcaagcaatgccaacaactgaaaatgaagatataaatcatctaactgtatcgggagatggaacctggcaaaaacggggatatacatcgtcatttggagtttcttctataattggctattttactggaaagattcttgacataaacattaaaagtgcatattgtaagctatgtgagtattggaaaaaaaaaacaaatactgttgagttcgaggaatggtatcaatcgcatgaagatgtgtgttctgctaatcatcaagggtcttctgggaaaatggaggtggatgcgatggtcgaaatgttttcgtattctgaaactaaatatggagttaagtatgccaactatattggtgatggtgactccaagacctattcaggaattataaaatcagatccttacgaaaatacaactgtaaataaaaaggaatgtatagggcatgtccaaaagcggatggggagtcgattacgtacgctgaagagtaaacaaaaaggtcttggtggtcgaggtaagctcacaggaaaattaatagacaaactaactgtgtactatggtttagcaatacgccggcattgtgattctattgaaaatatgaaatctgctataatggcaaccttttatcactacggctcgagtgatgaaaaaccgaatcatgatatgtgtccaaaaggcgaagaatcttggtgctcttaccagcgcgctgaagcaagaggagagcttgataccttttctcacgattattctcctttaccttctgatgttttaaaagctatcaagcctatatacgaagatcttagtaatgaaaatttactttcaagatgtgtaggtggattcaatcagaataataatgaaagctttaaccaactagtatggaaaatatgcccaaaaacggtaaatactagttttaccatcgtacaaatagctgcatacgttgctatgtgtatatttaatgagggtataaattcattattagtcttgatgaatacactaggacttaattgtgggcctaattctcatcggtatgcagaaagaatggatgctgcacgtatcaaagtagcagataagcgcgctaatgataacacccgagaaggtcgattgcaacgtaggcaccagcaaatcgatattttggaagctgctatgtcggctgaagagctattatatggtccaggaatagatgactcagt atga